One Plasmodium coatneyi strain Hackeri chromosome 14, complete sequence genomic window carries:
- a CDS encoding Heat shock protein hslv — protein MFVRHLSGLLRVPPAIGRAAQRNYFAPTGRLLPPRHGTTILCVRKNNEVCLIGDGMVSQGTMIVKGNAKKIRRLKDNILMGFAGATADCFTLLDKFETKIDEYPNQLLRSCVELAKLWRTDRYLRHLEAVLIVADKDVLLEVTGNGDVLEPSGNVLGTGSGGPYAIAAARALYDVENLSAKDIAYKAMNIAADMCCHTNNNFICETL, from the exons atgtttgtaAGGCACCTCTCAGGATTGCTTAGGGTTCCTCCGGCGATCGGCCGAGCGGCACAG AGAAACTACTTCGCCCCCACGGGAAGGCTCCTCCCGCCACGACATGGCACGACCATACTGTGCGTCCGTAAGAACAACGAAGTG TGTCTAATTGGAGATGGCATGGTTTCCCAAGGAACAATG ATCGTCAAAgggaacgcaaaaaaaataagaaggcTGAAGGATAACATTTTGATGGGGTTCGCCGGGGCGACGGCCGACTGCTTTACCCTGCTGGATAAGTTCGAAACGAAAATCGACGAATACCCAA ATCAGCTTCTCCGCAGCTGCGTCGAACTAGCCAAGTTGTGGAGAACCGACAGGTACCTGCGACACCTGGAGGCAGTCCTAATAGTGGCAGACAAAGACGTGCTGTTGGAGGTAACTGGTAACGGAGACGTTTTGGAACCATCTGGAAATGTCCTGGGCACAGGATCGGGGGGGCCATATGCCATAGCAGCAGCCAGGGCACTCTACGACGTGGAGAATCTCAGCGCCAAGGACATCGCCTACAAAGCAATGAACATTGCTGCGGATATGTGTTGCCACACGAACAACAATTTTATATGCGAAACGCTTTAA